The Oncorhynchus mykiss isolate Arlee chromosome 28, USDA_OmykA_1.1, whole genome shotgun sequence genome includes a window with the following:
- the LOC110508640 gene encoding BTB/POZ domain-containing protein KCTD1 isoform X2, which yields MLWRQNMIYMDNRSSMSRPMITRSPASPLSNQGIPTPAQLTKSNAPVHIDVGGHMYTSSLATLTKYPESRIGRLFDGTEPIVLDSLKQHYFIDRDGHMFRYILNFLRTSKLLIPDDFKDYSLLYEEARYFQLQPLLAELEHWRQDRDLARVSRPCECLVVRVAPDLGERITLSGDKALIEDVFPEIGDVMCNSVNAGWNHDSTHVIRFPLNGYCHLNSVQVLERLQQRGFEIAGSCGGGVDSSQFSEYVLRRELRRAGQRGGPNSNRIKQEQLD from the exons GATCGCCAGCGTCCCCCCTGAGTAACCAGGGCATCCCGACACCCGCCCAGCTCACCAAGTCCAACGCCCCTGTGCACATCGACGTGGGCGGACACATGTACACCAGCAGTCTGGCCACGTTAACCAAGTACCCAGAGTCCAG AATCGGCCGTCTCTTTGATGGCACAGAGCCCATAGTGTTGGACAGTCTGAAGCAGCACTACTTCATTGACAGGGACGGACACATGTTCCGCTACATCCTCAACTTCCTCAGGACTTCCAAGCTCCTCATCCCAGACGACTTCAAA GACTATAGCCTGCTGTACGAGGAGGCCCGGTACTTCCAGCTGCAGCCCTTGCTGGCCGAGCTGGAGCACTGGCGCCAGGATCGCGACTTGGCCAGGGTGTCACGCCCCTGCGAGTGCCTGGTGGTACGCGTGGCGCCCGACCTGGGAGAGAGGATAACGCTGAGCGGAGATAAGGCCCTCATCGAGGACGTGTTCCCGGAGATCGGCGACGTCATGTGCAACTCGGTCAATGCCGGCTGGAACCACGACTCCACACACGTCATCCGCTTCCCGCTCAATGGATACTGTCATCTCAACTCTGTCCAG GTGTTGGAGCGTCTGCAGCAGCGTGGCTTTGAGATCGccggctcctgcggtggaggcgTCGACTCTTCCCAGTTCAGCGAGTACGTCCTGAGGAGGGAACTGAGGAGAGCGGGCCAGCGAGGAGGGCCTAACTCAAACAGGATAAAACAGGAGCAGCTGGACTAG
- the LOC110508640 gene encoding BTB/POZ domain-containing protein KCTD1 isoform X3: MFQDNRSSMSRPMITRSPASPLSNQGIPTPAQLTKSNAPVHIDVGGHMYTSSLATLTKYPESRIGRLFDGTEPIVLDSLKQHYFIDRDGHMFRYILNFLRTSKLLIPDDFKDYSLLYEEARYFQLQPLLAELEHWRQDRDLARVSRPCECLVVRVAPDLGERITLSGDKALIEDVFPEIGDVMCNSVNAGWNHDSTHVIRFPLNGYCHLNSVQVLERLQQRGFEIAGSCGGGVDSSQFSEYVLRRELRRAGQRGGPNSNRIKQEQLD; the protein is encoded by the exons GATCGCCAGCGTCCCCCCTGAGTAACCAGGGCATCCCGACACCCGCCCAGCTCACCAAGTCCAACGCCCCTGTGCACATCGACGTGGGCGGACACATGTACACCAGCAGTCTGGCCACGTTAACCAAGTACCCAGAGTCCAG AATCGGCCGTCTCTTTGATGGCACAGAGCCCATAGTGTTGGACAGTCTGAAGCAGCACTACTTCATTGACAGGGACGGACACATGTTCCGCTACATCCTCAACTTCCTCAGGACTTCCAAGCTCCTCATCCCAGACGACTTCAAA GACTATAGCCTGCTGTACGAGGAGGCCCGGTACTTCCAGCTGCAGCCCTTGCTGGCCGAGCTGGAGCACTGGCGCCAGGATCGCGACTTGGCCAGGGTGTCACGCCCCTGCGAGTGCCTGGTGGTACGCGTGGCGCCCGACCTGGGAGAGAGGATAACGCTGAGCGGAGATAAGGCCCTCATCGAGGACGTGTTCCCGGAGATCGGCGACGTCATGTGCAACTCGGTCAATGCCGGCTGGAACCACGACTCCACACACGTCATCCGCTTCCCGCTCAATGGATACTGTCATCTCAACTCTGTCCAG GTGTTGGAGCGTCTGCAGCAGCGTGGCTTTGAGATCGccggctcctgcggtggaggcgTCGACTCTTCCCAGTTCAGCGAGTACGTCCTGAGGAGGGAACTGAGGAGAGCGGGCCAGCGAGGAGGGCCTAACTCAAACAGGATAAAACAGGAGCAGCTGGACTAG
- the LOC110508640 gene encoding BTB/POZ domain-containing protein KCTD1 isoform X4, whose protein sequence is MSRPMITRSPASPLSNQGIPTPAQLTKSNAPVHIDVGGHMYTSSLATLTKYPESRIGRLFDGTEPIVLDSLKQHYFIDRDGHMFRYILNFLRTSKLLIPDDFKDYSLLYEEARYFQLQPLLAELEHWRQDRDLARVSRPCECLVVRVAPDLGERITLSGDKALIEDVFPEIGDVMCNSVNAGWNHDSTHVIRFPLNGYCHLNSVQVLERLQQRGFEIAGSCGGGVDSSQFSEYVLRRELRRAGQRGGPNSNRIKQEQLD, encoded by the exons GATCGCCAGCGTCCCCCCTGAGTAACCAGGGCATCCCGACACCCGCCCAGCTCACCAAGTCCAACGCCCCTGTGCACATCGACGTGGGCGGACACATGTACACCAGCAGTCTGGCCACGTTAACCAAGTACCCAGAGTCCAG AATCGGCCGTCTCTTTGATGGCACAGAGCCCATAGTGTTGGACAGTCTGAAGCAGCACTACTTCATTGACAGGGACGGACACATGTTCCGCTACATCCTCAACTTCCTCAGGACTTCCAAGCTCCTCATCCCAGACGACTTCAAA GACTATAGCCTGCTGTACGAGGAGGCCCGGTACTTCCAGCTGCAGCCCTTGCTGGCCGAGCTGGAGCACTGGCGCCAGGATCGCGACTTGGCCAGGGTGTCACGCCCCTGCGAGTGCCTGGTGGTACGCGTGGCGCCCGACCTGGGAGAGAGGATAACGCTGAGCGGAGATAAGGCCCTCATCGAGGACGTGTTCCCGGAGATCGGCGACGTCATGTGCAACTCGGTCAATGCCGGCTGGAACCACGACTCCACACACGTCATCCGCTTCCCGCTCAATGGATACTGTCATCTCAACTCTGTCCAG GTGTTGGAGCGTCTGCAGCAGCGTGGCTTTGAGATCGccggctcctgcggtggaggcgTCGACTCTTCCCAGTTCAGCGAGTACGTCCTGAGGAGGGAACTGAGGAGAGCGGGCCAGCGAGGAGGGCCTAACTCAAACAGGATAAAACAGGAGCAGCTGGACTAG